The Carassius carassius chromosome 32, fCarCar2.1, whole genome shotgun sequence DNA window AAACAGTCAGAAAATAAAGTCTCAACGGCACATGAGGTCTTAAGGAAGCTCAAATTTCTCATTGCTGTGTctggatcagtgtgtgtgtgtgtgtgtagggtgtGGTCAAGACAATGACGTTGTTTCACCAGTCAACGGCTCATTCAGTGGAGGAACTCATGGCTCACACTACACTCTCCCACTGCCTCTTTGCCTTCGAGAGCACGGGGCAGGCAAGTCTGACTCCAGAGGCACTGAAATACTTGCATGGATCTGTTTTTTGGAGCACACATGCTTACATTGATGAGCTCCATTCCTTTACCCTGGTGAGTCATTCTAGACAAGAAACACAGaccaattaaatgcatttttttctagTTTGCTTTCAATCATGCCAATCTAAGCTAATTCAAAGAAGCTTGGAGAACTTTGAGAAGAAGTTCCAAGAAGGTCTACAGCAGGAGTTTCAGCACTTCTCTGGCAGTAATGAACACAGAAAAACCAAACTGTACTGATTGTCTGAGTGTGCACCAGAACGGTAGCACAGCAATCAAAACCTGTAATGAACGTCCGAGCGTGGATCCGAACAGTGACCAGACCATCAGTGCGATGATGTTCGCAGCTGGAGTTCTCGGGAACCTGGTTGCGTTGGTTCTCCTGGAGTTCCGCAGGAGGAAAGAGAAGAACCGGCAGCAACAGTCTCTGTTTCATTTGCTGGTGACCACGCTGGTGATTACAGATCTAATGGGAACCTGCTTGATCAGTCCCCTGGTGCAGACTGCATACTTAACCAAAACCACACTAGTTGGGATGAGCGAGACACGTTCGGTGTGTGAATATTTCGGATTTGCCATGACTTTCTTCAGTCTGGCGACGCTCTCCATCCTCCTCGCCATGGCACTGGAGCGGTGCCTCTCCATCGGGTACCCATACCACTATGGGAGGCATGTCACCAAACGCTGCGGATACATCACCATCCCTTGCATTTATCTAGTCTGCTTTTTATTTTGCTTAATGCCATTTGCAGGCTTTGGGAAATATGTGCAATACTGTCCTGGGACGTGGTGTTTTATTGCCATGAATCCAGAGCGGATTAAGGACAGGGTGTTTGTCAACATTTATGCCACTGTGATGCTGTTCATTTTTACAGTTACAGTGGCATGCAACTGCTTTGTAGTTTACCATCTGGTGTTAATGTACCGGAGGCGCAAAATGAACCGAGGATCAGTGCAGACCCGGAGTAAAAGGGACAGGAGGTACTTCTCATGGGCAGAGGAGGTGGGACATCTCATTCTCCTGGTCTTCATGACAGTCATATTTGTCATTTGTTCCCTGCCAATAATGGTAAGACTTACAGTGTATTATTAGGATGAAGAAAAGTGATTTTATAGGAAATTCACAATTAACATTTATTGAACTTTGCTAAATGTGATTCaacttatttttacaaatatatattattgttaaaaa harbors:
- the ptger2a gene encoding prostaglandin E receptor 2a (subtype EP2) is translated as MNTEKPNCTDCLSVHQNGSTAIKTCNERPSVDPNSDQTISAMMFAAGVLGNLVALVLLEFRRRKEKNRQQQSLFHLLVTTLVITDLMGTCLISPLVQTAYLTKTTLVGMSETRSVCEYFGFAMTFFSLATLSILLAMALERCLSIGYPYHYGRHVTKRCGYITIPCIYLVCFLFCLMPFAGFGKYVQYCPGTWCFIAMNPERIKDRVFVNIYATVMLFIFTVTVACNCFVVYHLVLMYRRRKMNRGSVQTRSKRDRRYFSWAEEVGHLILLVFMTVIFVICSLPIMIHVYINSMGNSNDLIALRFLSVNSIIDPWVFIFLSPSVLHFLGGVLCKTSFMPSRNSLFKTSISKNPTCQIELYQHTCTSVETTHLNKSIVQMI